A region of Colletotrichum higginsianum IMI 349063 chromosome 10, whole genome shotgun sequence DNA encodes the following proteins:
- a CDS encoding Importin-beta domain-containing protein encodes MEDQLVSLLASTQSSEQGPRQQAEIELKHARANPAFPTSLANIANHNSIDTAIRQAALSTLRLFIERNWSPEDRDAGEPTVDISDAAREQLRNTLLEIALSNEDKRLVKISASYVIGKIASADFPERWPSLLPTVLGVIPTSTDVQLHGALRVLGDIIDESLSEDQFFTMARDIVKAVTEVALNEGRKPNLRALAISVFRSCFDLMDIVKEDHMKEVKGFAEEALKDWNPFFAQVLKSRLPEAPAELTHGQPESWNSIVAMKLQVVKTLLKVKAVFPHLLLPHSTSLFTAVWEELSLLQKPHEDLYIGHEAQGRLEDADNLPYTLDFLILEELDFLNQCFRAPPVQAELEAQLAAHASAQETPWMVDVMKMVVGYSRISREEEELWDIDCSLYLAEETSVTANYTARTASGDLLIKLGEWYSEKAVEGLFGYTKTLFPGDGSSWRSQEASLYLFNMLLSDFQDMEKPIPEALSEAYLGLVDYAVNQNEQPLLRARGYLVGGTLARGSQTPPALLDRIIQCITSEESEVVQVACIKAVDGFIRSGRVTADRQVPIINAIAQYMQNKDPEEMEDADELLVTLAESLRAAINMDTRIVLSQDVPSVDLLFLVAKLGASNFQATMLICEAFEEIVRTLSDTASYTALCAKILPTLTAAFNTANVTQDDPLVTVATELLTALVEHGSEPLPAGFVAATLPKLNRLLMESNEGEVLRPGAESVKYLLMHDHHQVFGWHDESGRSGLEVCLHIIDRLLGPSVEDNSASEVGGLAAELVEKAGQERLGPFLPQLLQAVATRLASAEAAPFIQSLILVFARLSLVGASDVVEFLSQIQIHNNTGLQVVMSKWLENSVSFAGYDEIRQNVIALSKLYSLNDPRLAQTMVKGDLIVNSSNDGRIMTRSRAKASPDQYTVIPASLKILKVLIEELLSASGANAAANAAALAASAEFADEENEDDGWEDEPDTLDLSLGGTKADLMSLIEGSGARQRDDETQAYLTEFFMRAARENVANFQEWYGMLTEEEQGKLNELASAAGQ; translated from the exons ATGGAGGACCAGCTGGTTTCGCTTCTGGCAAGCACCCAGAGCTCCGAGCAGGGCCCCCGCCAgcaggccgagatcgagctCAAGCACGCCCGCGCGAATCCGGCTTTCCCTACCTCGCTGGCCAACATCGCCAACCACAACTCTATCGACACTGCCATCCGTCAGGCCGCCCTGAGCACCCTACGCCTCTTCATCGAGAGGAACTGGAGCCCCGAGGACCGAGACGCCGGTGAGCCCACGGTCGATATCTCCGACGCCGCGCGCGAGCAGCTTCGGAACACCCTGCTCGAGATCGCCCTCAGCAACGAGGACAAGAGGCTTGTGAAGATTTCGGCAAG CTACGTGATCGGCAAGATCGCGTCGGCCGACTTTCCCGAACGATGGCCCAGCCTCCTGCCCACCGTCCTGGGCGTCATCCCCACGAGCACCGACGTGCAACTCCACGGCGCCCTCCGAGTTCTGGGCGACATTATCGATGAGAGCTTGAGCGAGGACCAGTTCTTCACCATGGCGCGTGATATTGTCAAAGCCGTCACCGAAGTCGCCCTAAACGAAGGCCGGAAGCCTAACctgcgcgccctcgccatctCCGTCTTCCGATCGTGCTTCGACCTCATGGATATTGTCAAGGAGGACCACATGAAGGAGGTCAAGGGCTTCGCCGAGGAAGCTCTCAAGGACTGGAACCCCTTCTTCGCCCAGGTTCTCAAGTCCCGCCTGCCCGAGGCCCCCGCCGAGCTCACCCACGGCCAGCCCGAGAGCTGGAACTCCATCGTTGCCATGAAGTTGCAAGTCGTCAAGACCCTTctcaaggtcaaggccgtctTCCCCCACCTTCTCCTGCCGCACAGCACCAGCCTCTTCACGGCCGTATGGGAAGAACTGTCGTTGCTGCAGAAGCCTCATGAGGACCTCTACATTGGCCACGAGGCCCAGGGCCGcctcgaagacgccgacAACCTGCCTTACACGCTGGATTTCCTAatcctcgaggagctggatTTCCTGAACCAATGCTTCCGTGCCCCGCCCGTccaggccgagctcgaggcccagCTGGCCGCCCACGCCTCGGCGCAGGAGACTCCCTGGATGGTCGACGTCATGAAGATGGTGGTCGGCTACTCCCGTATCAGCcgcgaagaggaggagctgtGGGACATTGATTGCTCCCTCTACCTTGCCGAGGAGACATCCGTCACCGCCAACTACACCGCCCGCACCGCCTCTGGCGACCTTCTCATCAAGCTGGGCGAATGGTACAgcgagaaggccgtcgagggacTCTTTGGCTATACAAAGACCCTCTTCCCGGGCGACGGCTCGTCGTGGAGAAGCCAGGAGGCGTCCCTCTACCTATTCAACATGCTCCTGAGCGACTTCCAGGACATGGAGAAGCCCATCCCCGAGGCCCTCTCCGAGGCCTACCTCGGACTTGTCGACTACGCCGTCAACCAGAACGAGCAGCCTCTGCTGAGGGCCCGCGGTTATCTCGTTGGGGGCACCCTGGCCAGAGGTTCCCAGACCCCGCCCGCTCTTCTCGACCGCATCATTCAATGCATAACCTCCGAGGAGTCTGAGGTCGTCCAGGTGGCCTgcatcaaggccgtcgatggcTTCATTCGCTCTGGCAGAGTGACGGCAGATCGTCAGGTTCCCATCATTAACGCTATCGCCCAGTACATGCAGAACAAGGATCCTGAGGAGAtggaagacgccgacgagcttctcgtcaCTCTTGCCGAGTCTTTGCGCGCCGCCATTAACATGGACACCAGAATTGTGCTTTCCCAGGATGTTCCCTCAGTTGACCTCCTGTTCCTGGTCGCCAAGCTCGGCGCGTCCAACTTCCAGGCCACCATGCTTATTTGCGAGGCCTTTGAGGAGATCGTGCGCACCCTGTCCGACACTGCCTCTTACACTGCTCTCTGTGCCAAGATCTTACCCACGTTGACGGCGGCTTTCAACACGGCCAACGTCACCCAGGACGATCCGCTCGTGACTGTCGCCACCGAGCTGCTTActgccctcgtcgagcacgGCTCAGAACCTTTGCCCGCTggcttcgtcgccgccacgCTTCCCAAGTTGAACCGCCTCCTGATGGAGTCGAACGAGGGCGAGGTTCTCCGTCCTGGTGCCGAGTCTGTCAAGTACCTCTTGATGCACGACCACCACCAGGTCTTCGGCTGGCATGACGAGAGCGGTCGATCGGGCCTAGAGGTATGCCTCCACATTATCGACCGTCTGCTGGGCCCCTCTGTCGAGGACAACTCTGCTTCTGAAGTCGGTGGTCTTGCGGCAGAACTCGTCGAGAAGGCTGGCCAAGAGCGTCTCGGCCCTTTCTTGCCCCAGCTGCTGCAGGCTGTTGCCACCAGACTCGCATCCGCCGAGGCTGCCCCGTTCATCCAGTCTCTGATACTCGTCTTTGCCCGGCTGTCTCTGGTTGGCGCTAGCGACGTTGTCGAATTCCTTAGCCAGATCCAGATTCACAACAACACGGGCCTGCAGGTCGTGATGAGCAAGTGGCTCGAGAACTCCGTCAGCTTCGCCGGCTACGACGAGATTCGTCAGAA CGTCATTGCTCTATCCAAACTTTACTCTCTCAACGACCCCCGTCTTGCCCAGACCATGGTCAAGGGCGACTTGATcgtcaacagcagcaacgaTGGCAGAATCATGACGCGCTCACGCGCCAAAGCCA GCCCCGACCAATACACTGTCATCCCTGCCTCGCTTAAGATCCTCAAGGTCCTGATCGAGGAGCTCCTCTCCGCCTCGGGTGCtaacgccgccgccaacgccgcggcattggcggcctcggctgagttcgccgacgaggagaacgaggACGATGGTTGGGAGGACGAGCCCGATACGCTCGACCTCAGCCTGGGCGGCACCAAAGCGGACCTGATGTCCTTGATTGAGGGATCCGGCGCCCGCCAGCGCGACGACGAAACGCAGGCCTATCTGACAGAGTTCTTCATGCGCGCGGCGCGCGAGAACGTGGCCAACTTTCAGGAGTGGTATGGCATGCTCACTGAGGAGGAGCAGGGAAAACTCAACGAGCTCGCTAGCGCAGCGGGCCAGTAG
- a CDS encoding Ion transporter has protein sequence MPIRVKSKKLPKSRDLSPVSLHFDTFELPEIETDDVFRDVVKKLSVYFVDVIVLPSTFEQLRTTAAGEPLRVLVDHLNATCTNPAIVNALLALKWHYAVDESESNKGLCEARANACEIVAWRFLTRLSEREAVDYCLYEIPDPKEPPTPPPNADIESNENSPLLSGGSWSNRSSRRASIRPGSSAKRYQLLSSLSRLTMSMHADQDEDDDDDPTSPFTNLNALEIAAVADAKRFLSQHVVQKIVTGIWNGDIIFWDSLSVHAEKKPRFYNAHTTDIFSRLRVPKYLKAWEAFFFFVFLCLYYSVLVEQNTERITHNEVVLYVWLAAFLYDELSEWADAGTIFYATDVWNLFDMIMIGIGITFAVLRVIGIANHDSKMTDTAFNVFALEALFMVPRVFSLLSLSPYWGTLIPCLKEMGKDFVKFMVLVVIIYLGFLTTFSLIGQDAYTFSHMTMILTKIFFGSSYVGIEIMDDIDKVFGPPLMIIFIILSSFLLMGSLTGMLSNSFSRVITHAREEYLYVYSVYVLEASTSNRLTHFYPPFNLIALVIFRPLRLFLPSDDKFRHSRIVLLKATHLPIVGIIQLYENIRRRVMPDEYAGFKGPRGATGVTKQRSRSAFQANRPTSGYRPGRSPRPEEHHASHLSSRPHARAAEADDMDAPSVVEVRISELNDKIDKLTALVEALQQQPGSSPSPSSSS, from the exons ATGCCCATCCGCGTCAAGTCCAAGAAGCTGCCCAAGTCCCGGGACTTGAGCCCCGTGTCTTTGCACTTTGACACGTTTGAGCTGCCCGAAATTGAAACGGACGACGTTTTCCGAGATGTCGTGAAGAAGCTCTCCGT ATACTTTGTCGATGTCATCGTGCTGCCCAGCACCTTTGAGCAGCTGCGCACGACTGCGGCCGGGGAGCCGTTGCGAGTCTTGGTCGACCACCTCAATGCCACTTGCACCAATCCCGCCATTGTGAACGCCCTGCT CGCCCTCAAATGGCACTATGCCGTGGACGAGTCCGAGTCCAACAAGGGTCTCTGCGAGGCCCGCGCCAACGCCTGCGAGATTGTCGCCTGGCGCTTCCTCACCCGCCTGTCGGAGCGTGAGGCCGTCGACTACTGCCTCTACGAGATCCCTGATCCCAAggagccgccgacgccgccgcccaacgCCGACATCGAGAGCAACGAGAACTCCCCGTTGCTgtccggcggcagctggTCCAaccgcagcagccgccgcgcCTCCATCCGCCCCGGGAGCAGCGCCAAGCGCTACCAGCTCTTGTCGTCCCTCTCGAGGCTGACCATGAGCATGCACGCCGAccaggacgaagacgacgacgacgacccgacCTCGCCCTTCACCAACCTCAACGCCctcgagatcgccgccgtcgccgacgccaagcGCTTCCTCAGCCAGCACGTCGTCCAGAAGATCGTCACCGGCATCTGGAACGGCGACATCATCTTCTGGGACAGCCTCTCGGTCcacgccgagaagaagccccGCTTCTACAACGCCCACACCACCGACATCTTCTCGCGCCTGAGGGTCCCCAAGTACCTCAAGGCCTGGgaggccttcttcttcttcgtcttcctgtGCCTGTACTactccgtcctcgtcgagcagaaCACGGAGCGCATCACCCACAACGAGGTGGTTCTCTATGTTTGGCTGGCCGCGTTCCTGTACGACGAGCTCAGCGAGTGGGCCGATGCTGGGACCATCTTCTACGCAACAGATGTGTGGAACCTATTCGATATGATCATGATAGGCATCGGCATCACGTTCGCCGTTCTGA GGGTCATCGGCATCGCGAACCACGACAGTAAGATGACGGACACGGCCTTCAACGTCTTCGCGCTCGAGGCCCTCTTCATGGTGCCGCgcgtcttctccctcctcagCCTGTCGCCGTACTGGGGCACGCTGATCCCGTGCCTCAAGGAGATGGGCAAGGACTTTGTCAAGTTCatggtcctcgtcgtcatcatctaCCTCGGCTTTCTCACGACCTTCTCTCTCATCGGCCAGGACGCCTACACCTTCAGCCACATGACCATGATCCTCACAAAGATCTTCTTCGGCTCCTCGTacgtcggcatcgagatcATGGACGACATCGACAAGGTCTTTGGCCCGCCGCTCATGatcatcttcatcatcctCTCGTCCTTCCTGCTGATGGGTTCCCTGACGGGTATGCTGTCCAACTCCTTCTCTCGGGTCATTACGCACGCCCGCGAGGAGTACCTCTACGTCTACAGCGTCTACGTGCTCGAAGCCTCGACTAGCAACCGGCTCACGCACTTCTACCCGCCCTTCAAcctcatcgccctcgtcatctTCCGGCCCCTGCGCCTCTTTCTCCCCTCGGACGACAAGTTCCGCCACAGCCGTATCGTCCTCCTCAAGGCCACCCACCTGCCTATCGTCGGCATCATTCAGCTGTACGAGAacatccgccgccgcgtcaTGCCCGACGagtacgccggcttcaaGGGGCCGCGCGGTGCCACGGGGGTCACGAAGCAGCGCTCCCGCAGTGCTTTCCAGGCCAACCGCCCGACGTCCGGTTACCGTCCCGGCAGGTCCCCTCGTCCCGAGGAGCACCACGCCTCGCACCTCTCGTCGCGTCCCCATGCCCGCGCCGCTGAGGccgacgacatggacgcGCCCTCCGTCGTCGAAGTGCGCATCTCGGAGCTCAACGACAAGATCGACAAGCTCACCGCGCTTGTCGAGGCTCTCCAGCAACAGCCCggctcctccccctccccctcttcctcctcttga
- a CDS encoding RTA1 domain-containing protein — MATQHSSTPTSNTASVASATSSGARPSCTTAVPGQYGSVPIDACNSYYPFDPSFEGNMAFAGIFGLSLVAHVTQAVVHRKRFCWVISMGASWECAAFILRSLGSRNQQEIGYQIGGQLFLLLAPLWINAFAYMLSARLVYFVLTDQKVTGIKASALTKIFVTVDVVCFLVQAAGGAMMSNTDVSPDDPILRTGKHVYMSGCGLQLGFIVIFCGLMGRFYVKMRRAQRFDLDVRRIRAMVWVVYVVLVLIVIRIIFRLIEFGPGADIDNPILTNENYAFGLDALPMVLALVLLNAVHPGIVLRGENSEFPRPSRAEKKQAKLDRNAAKLESKLAKKAAKNEKKAGMEVDDGEYVIMEERSPATDQHDSGDRAGATGRGQA; from the exons ATGGCCACTCAACActcctcgacgccaacgTCCAACACAGCCTCAGTCGCAAGCGCGACATCGTCCGGAGCGCGACCGTCGTGCACGACAGCGGTACCGGGCCAATACGGTAGTGTGCCCATCGACGCGTGCAACTCTTATTATCCCTTTGATCCTAGCTTCGAAGGGAACATGGCGTTTGCGGGCATCTTTGGGCTGTCGCTGGTCGCACACGTTACACAAGCCGTCGTTCATAGGAAG AGGTTTTGCTGGGTGATATCCATGGGCGCTTCATGGGAATGCGCAGCCTTCATCCTCCGATCTCTTGGCTCCCGAAACCAACAGGAGATTGGATACCAAATTGGCGGAcagctttttcttctcctcgcgcCGCTGT GGATCAACGCCTTCGCCTACATGCTGTCGGCCAGGCTCGTCTACTTTGTACTGACCGATCAAAAGGTGACCGGCATCAAGGCCTCGGCGCTCACCAAGATATTTGTCACGGTAGATGTTGTCTGCTTCCTGGTGCAAGCGGCCGGCGGTGCGATGATGTCCAACACGGACGTCTCTCCGGACGACCCCATCTTGCGGACTGGCAAACATGTGTACATGAGCGGTTGCGGGCTGCAGCTCGGCTTCATCGTCATTTTCTGCGGGCTGATGGGTCGCTTCTATGTAAAGATGCGGCGGGCGCAGAGGTTCGACCTCGATGTGAGACGGATCAGGGCCATGGTGTGGGTGGTGTACGTGGTCTTGGTTCTTATCGTG ATCCGGATCATCTTTCGGTTGATCGAGTTCGGGCCCGGAGCGGACATTGACAACCCCATCTTAACCAACGAGAACTACGCGTTCGGGCTCGACGCACTGCCCATGGTGCTTGCGCTCGTGCTTCTCAACGCCGTGCACCCGGGTATTGTGCTGAGGGGGGAAAATAGCGAGTTtcctcggccgtcgagggcagAGAAGAAACAGGCAAAGCTCGATCGGAACGCCGCCAAGCTCGAGTCgaagctggccaagaaggccgcgaAGAACGAGAAGAAAGCAGGCATGgaggttgacgacggcgagtaTGTCATCATGGAAGAGAgatcgccggcgacggaTCAGCATGACAGCGGTGACAGGGCCGGCGCCACCGGGAGGGGGCAAGCGTAG
- a CDS encoding Cyclopropane-fatty-acyl-phospholipid synthase — MASEKRPQGAELESDITFIATPAAQPSKFATNEDCGVKTTNYPTINNPPLPAEGPGNESFSNYLLAAVLLGVPLWITRIFGGGLKTFIFFFVLLVVPLLVGFWTVSTRFAPRINDKAKLPGRPVEHYITFKNQEDRQRWSGRNKVPIQTFAELYTEGLVDVNGDLLDALEYRHDWSNFAFTWSLFYFIFFEFAPDVLFHSRQQDEDQIRPTYDKGNDHYSYFLGPRMVYTSGIFSDITREETLEEMQDNKMAIVCEKLGLKEGETMLDIGCGWGTLAKFASVNYGAHVTGATIASNQAAWGNDALRRAGVPESQSRILCMDYRDIPTKKFNKISQIEMGEHVGIRRLTTFFRQCYDMLEDDGAMYVQLSGLRKAWQYEDFIWGLYLNKHIFPGADASTPLANYVGCLESAGWEIKSIDTVGVHYSGTLWRWYRNWLGNSETVNAKYGQKWYRIWELFLAWSVIASRQGSATCFQIVVVKNLNATHRIEGVASQFGLSGALAAAKAAGKAAFPR, encoded by the exons ATGGCCTCCGAGAAGCGCCCgcagggcgccgagctcgagagTGATATCACCTTCATTGCGACCCCTGCCGCCCAGCCGTCCAAGTTCGCGACGAACGAGGACTGCGGCGTCAAGACCACCAAC TACCCTACTATCAACaaccctcctctccccgcCGAGGGCCCTGGCAATGAGTCCTTCTCCAACTACCTCCTGGCAGCCGTCCTCTTGGGCGTCCCCCTGTGGATCACGCGcatcttcggcggcggcctgaagaccttcatcttcttcttcgtcctcctcgtcgtcccgCTGCTCGTCGGCTTCTGGACCGTCTCGACGAGGTTCGCGCCCCGCATCAacgacaaggccaagctcCCCGGCCGCCCCGTCGAGCACTACATCACCTTCAAGAATCAGGAGGACCGCCAGCGCTGGAGCGGCCGCAACAAGGTCCCCATCCAGACCTTCGCCGAGTTGTACaccgagggcctcgtcgacgtcaacggcgacctcctcgacgcgctcGAGTACCGCCACGACTGGTCCAACTTCGCCTTCACCTGGTCGCTCTTCtacttcatcttcttcgaGTTCGCTCCCGATGTGCTTTTCCACTCGCGCcagcaggacgaggaccagATCCGCCCCACCTACGACAAGGGCAACGACCACTACTCGTACTTCCTCGGCCCCCGTATGGTCTACACCAGCGGTATCTTCTCTGACATCACCCGCGAGGAGACGCTCGAGGAGATGCAGGACAACAAGATGGCTATTGTCTgcgagaagctcggcctcaaggagggcgagaccATGCTCGACATCGGCTGCGGATGGGGTACCCTCGCCAAGTTCGCCAGCGTCAACTACGGCGCCCACGTCACCGGAGCCACCATCGCCAGCAACCAGGCCGCCTGGGGCAACGACGCCctgcgccgcgccggcgtccccgAGTCCCAGAGCCGCATCCTCTGCATGGATTACCGCGACATCCCCACCAAGAAGTTCAACAAGATCTCCCAGATCGAGATGGGCGAGCACGTCGGCATCCGCAGACTCACCACCTTCTTCCGCCAGTGCTACGAcatgctcgaggacgacggcgccatgTACGTCCAGCTCTCCGGTCTGCGCAAGGCTTGGCAGTACGAGGACTTCATCTGGGGTCTGTACCTGAACAAGCACATCTTCCCCGGTGCCGACGCCTCCACCCCGCTCGCCAACTACGTCGGCTGCCTCGAGAGTGCCGGCTGGGAGATTAAGAG CATCGACACCGTCGGCGTCCACTACTCCGGCACCCTCTGGCGCTGGTACCGTAACTGGCTCGGCAACTCCGAGACCGTCAACGCCAAGTACGGCCAGAAGTGGTACCGCATCTGGgagctcttcctcgcctgGTCCGTCATCGCCTCCCGCCAGGGCAGCGCCACCTGCTTCCAgattgtcgtcgtcaagaacCTCAACGCCACCCACCGcatcgagggcgtcgcctCCCAGTTCGGTCTCTCCGGcgcgctcgccgccgccaaggccgctgGCAAGGCTGCCTTCCCCCGGTAA
- a CDS encoding Heterokaryon incompatibility protein, which produces MYTHSPLNRDRREIRLVRLRPPSNADLITAPVSLEIRHVSLDDDVLYAALSYVWGDAADTVPIDIDGAPFRVTRNLHAALQQFARDGVDSWLWVDAVCIAQADLAEKSWQIDAMRDVFGGAVMVYMWLGPGTEESDTIMEFISRAAAWRGIDGMVKLLGQGHVRTVREIASHVASRFSPWGEPKMPSPETETETETGTETVLRPIDSQDTSALANRGRSESPLLNDTQTSETKLAVYELLRDFLSHRNPPLFDAICNLLQRDYWHRVWIIQEVSLARDARVVVGTKTIPLDIFDAVFNALWFSLYNVKMNLATRRIFRTGVHNLSNITSLRIRNLRRKGSTVRLVDILWNVSAAVYRPHYSASDPRDIAFGLLGVMDDEERGGLQTDYSLSTEEVFARITTALLDHSGSRDSEPRDSDSRDSDFYLDSILPGDENGILPTWVPDWVDVGQYGQDVLAVSYYKSFCAAGERVQRQTFSEAAGRKGGLSYIVLSGCCVDEVVQVMEAPAWPQGRRYRPPGKGDAELWCQCVIAFTGLHPVGSGGNNEEKEGEAAAAAAHVFQTLVHGESGNFAEELNRLGPDIVRMRRVDPAALTSQGAAMVRRYTQARAEEQLEPQAPVDDEEMKSYMRGWRENVYLQNRKRTLFKTAKGTLGVGRVGIKAGDMLTLIWGARSPIVLSRRSRGGFYFRGDAYVDGLMHGEFLKTKPREEEFTLY; this is translated from the coding sequence atGTACACGCACAGCCCCCTCAaccgagatcgccgagaAATCAGGCTCGTCAGACTGCGTCCGCCTTCCAACGCGGACCTCATCACGGCGCCGGTCTCGCTTGAAATTCGACACGTCTcactggacgacgacgtgctcTATGCCGCCCTGTCCTATGTGTGGGGCGACGCTGCCGACACCGTCCCCATCGACATCGATGGCGCCCCCTTCCGCGTCACCAGGAACCTGCACGCCGCCTTGCAGCAGTTCGCGCgggacggcgtcgactcgTGGCTCTGGGTCGACGCCGTGTGCATCGCGCAGGCCGACCTGGCGGAGAAGAGCTGGCAGATCGACGCCATGCGGGACGTCTTCGGCGGTGCCGTGATGGTGTACATGTGGCTCGGCCCCGGTACCGAGGAGAGCGACACCATCATGGAGTTTATCTCGCGGGCAGCGGCCTGGCGCGGGATCGACGGCATGGTGAAGCTGCTCGGCCAGGGGCACGTACGGACTGTGCGAGAAATCGCATCTCACGTCGCTTCCCGATTCTCCCCTTGGGGCGAGCCGAAAATGCCGAGcccggagacggagacggagacggagacggggaCGGAGACGGTTCTGCGACCAATTGATTCCCAGGACACAAGTGCCTTAGCCAACCGTGGGCGGAGTGAGAGTCCCCTCTTGAACGATACTCAGACTTCGGAAACGAAGCTGGCGGTATACGAGCTCCTGCGTGATTTTCTCTCTCATAGGAACCCCCCGCTCTTTGACGCGATTTGCAACCTGCTGCAAAGAGACTACTGGCACCGGGTGTGGATCATCCAAGAGGTCTCCCTGGCCCGCGATGCACGCGTGGTCGTCGGGACCAAGACTATCCCGCTCGACATattcgacgccgtcttcaacgCGCTGTGGTTCTCCTTGTACAATGTCAAAATGAACCTCGCGACGCGGCGGATCTTCAGGACCGGGGTGCACAACCTCTCCAATATCACGTCTCTGAGGATCCGCAACCTACGGAGGAAGGGTTCGACAGTGCGGCTGGTCGACATCCTCTGGAACGTCAGCGCCGCTGTGTACCGGCCTCACTACTCCGCCTCAGACCCTCGGGACATTGCGTTTGGCCTGCTGGGCGTGATggatgacgaggagaggGGCGGCCTCCAGACAGATTACTCGCTGTCAACAGAGGAGGTCTTCGCGAGGATCACAACGGCACTATTGGACCATTCAGGCTCCAGGGATTCTGAACCTAGGGATTCTGACTCCAGGGATTCCGACTTCTACCTCGATTCCATACTGCCAGGGGACGAAAACGGAATACTGCCCACCTGGGTCCCCGACTGGGTTGATGTCGGCCAGTACGGCCAGGATGTCTTGGCAGTGAGCTACTACAAATCCTTCTGCGCGGCCGGAGAGAGGGTCCAACGGCAAACATTCTCGGAGGCCGCAGGAAGAAAAGGTGGGCTTAGCTACATCGTCCTGAGCGGCTGCTGCGTCGATGAGGTGGTCCAAGTCATGGAAGCTCCGGCCTGGCCCCAAGGACGCCGCTACAGACCACCTGGGAAGGGGGACGCCGAGCTCTGGTGCCAATGCGTCATTGCCTTCACCGGGCTACATCCTGTCGGGAGTGGTGGCAAcaacgaggagaaggagggggaggcggcggcggcggcggcgcacgTCTTTCAGACCCTCGTACATGGCGAAAGCGGCAACTTTGCCGAGGAGCTCAACAGACTGGGGCCGGACATCGTACGAATGCGACGCGTGGACCCCGCCGCGTTAACAAGCCAAGGGGCCGCGATGGTGCGCAGGTACACTCAGGCCCGGGCCGAAGAGCAGCTGGAGCCGCAGGCGCCTGTggatgacgaggagatgAAGAGCTACATGCGTGGTTGGCGAGAGAATGTTTACTTGCAAAACAGGAAACGAACCCTTTTCAAGACGGCGAAGGGCACGCTCGGGGTAGGGCGTGTGGGGATCAAAGCCGGCGACATGTTGACCTTGATCTGGGGAGCGCGCTCGCCCATCGTCTTGAGCAGACGATCGCGAGGGGGTTTCTACTTCCGGGGAGACGCGTATGTCGACGGCCTCATGCACGGGGAGTTTCTCAAAACCAAGCCGAGGGAGGAAGAGTTCACGCTGTACTGA